In Bernardetia sp., the DNA window TGATTTTACAGACAAAATANNNNNNNNNNNNNNNNNNNNNNNNNNNNNNNNNNNNNNNNNNNNNNNNNNNNNNNNNNNNNNNNNNNNNNNNNNNNNNNNNNNNNNNNNNNNNNNNNNNNTATGATGCCACATTTTTTAATCAAACGTTTCTTCGTCCAGAGATTCAAAGCGTTTATACCTTCAATGAAAAGCATTTTCTGACAGCAGGAATTGGAAGCGTCAATGAATCGGTAAGTTCTACTCGTTATACTGACAAAAAACAGCTTCAAACCAATTATATTTTTGCTCAACACGAATACTTTATCAATGACAAATCTAATATTACTTTAGGAGCTAGATTTGATTCGCATTCTATTTATGGAAACCAATTAAGTCCAAAACTAGCAGGATATTATCAAATTTCTCCAAAAATTCGTCTGACAGCTTCGGCTGGAATGGGATTCAAAACGCCAGATTTTAGGCAGCTTTATCTCAATTTTACGAATAATGTTGTAGGCTATTCAGTTTTTGGAACAGAAGAAATAAAAGAACAGCTTTTTGTTTTAGAACAAGCAGGGCAAATCTCAGAAATTGTTTTGAACCCAAACGATATTCAAGACATTAGAGCAGAAACGTCTAGGTCGTATAATCTTGGAATTAGCTACATACCAACGAAGAAATGGCTCATAAAGGCAAATATTTTTAGAAATGATGTAGATAATCTTATCGAAACACAAGTAGTAGCACGAAAAACCAACGGACAAAATGTATTTAGCTACCGAAATCTCAATAGCATTTTTGCACAAGGTATTGAGACTGAACTTAATTATGACATTTTTTCAACTGAAAATAATCAACTGACTTTTTCAGTAGGGTATCAATATTTGGAGGCTAAAGACAAAGAAGTTTTGGCGCAAATAGAAGAAGGGAAGTATTTTGCTAGAGACTCAGAAACACAGCAAACAAAAAGACTTACAAGGTCAGATTATGGTGGACTTATGGGGAGAAGTAATCACATGGCAAATGCAAAACTGTTTTATAGAAACTCAAAAAATGGATTTTCGGCAAATCTTAGAGCCATTTATAGAAGCAAATATGGTTTTGGCGACCGAAATGGAAACCTCATTTTAGATGCAG includes these proteins:
- a CDS encoding TonB-dependent receptor plug domain-containing protein gives rise to the protein YDATFFNQTFLRPEIQSVYTFNEKHFLTAGIGSVNESVSSTRYTDKKQLQTNYIFAQHEYFINDKSNITLGARFDSHSIYGNQLSPKLAGYYQISPKIRLTASAGMGFKTPDFRQLYLNFTNNVVGYSVFGTEEIKEQLFVLEQAGQISEIVLNPNDIQDIRAETSRSYNLGISYIPTKKWLIKANIFRNDVDNLIETQVVARKTNGQNVFSYRNLNSIFAQGIETELNYDIFSTENNQLTFSVGYQYLEAKDKEVLAQIEEGKYFARDSETQQTKRLTRSDYGGLMGRSNHMANAKLFYRNSKNGFSANLRAIYRSKYGFGDRNGNLILDADNEYVEGFTTLNFSATKKLFKQKLDFQIGVDNLLGYTDEAFIPSLAGRMFWVRVQFLIQKK